The following proteins come from a genomic window of Campylobacter concisus:
- a CDS encoding DIP1984 family protein, with protein sequence MKLAQALILRADTQKRLEQLKGRLLDNAKMQENERPSEDPKLLLKELDRLSDELFRLVLAINLTNSSAKFEGASLTEMIAKKDTLSQKASVLREFAKSASQKVDLYSNSEIKILSSVDVATLQKQIDELSKEIRELDMKLQEANWQVDLVE encoded by the coding sequence ATGAAATTAGCTCAGGCTCTCATTTTAAGAGCTGATACACAAAAACGTTTAGAGCAGCTAAAAGGTAGGTTGCTCGATAATGCAAAAATGCAAGAAAATGAAAGACCTAGCGAAGATCCAAAGCTTCTTTTAAAAGAGCTTGATAGGCTAAGCGATGAGCTATTTAGGCTGGTCTTGGCTATAAATTTAACAAACTCAAGTGCAAAATTTGAAGGTGCGAGTCTAACTGAAATGATCGCTAAAAAAGATACGCTAAGCCAAAAAGCAAGCGTGCTTAGGGAATTTGCCAAAAGCGCAAGCCAAAAGGTCGATCTTTACTCAAATAGCGAGATAAAAATTTTAAGTAGTGTTGATGTAGCCACGCTCCAAAAGCAAATAGACGAGCTATCAAAAGAGATCAGAGAGCTAGATATGAAGCTACAAGAGGCAAACTGGCAAGTTGATCTTGTAGAGTAA
- a CDS encoding trans-sulfuration enzyme family protein: MKLDTLIVKGIEAKNNPNKAVIPPVFLASTFVQDDLENFQEFAYSRGSNPTKKAFDEIFAKVEGSKYAFSFGSGMAATAAALSLIKTGQKVLLNSNVYGGTYRYVTTVFESHGIKSEFIDDLNFLSEDDISDDVAAIFIETPSNPLLRVTDIARISKIAHKKGALVIVDNTFLTPYYQRVLDHGADIVVYSATKYIGGHADVIAGIVTLNDDALAEKIKFAKNTLGGIISPMDAYYLIRGLKTLSVRFDRQTQNTHKIIKFLQNNDAVSVVHFAGSYSEQEAKMQAAQASGIGALISFELDEKYDVNKFVKSLEIFDLAVSLGGVESLICRPATMTHEAYPKEALDKIGIKQNLLRLAIGIENADDLIADLDQAFKKTKK; encoded by the coding sequence ATGAAACTTGATACCTTGATCGTAAAAGGCATTGAAGCTAAAAATAATCCAAATAAAGCTGTCATTCCGCCTGTTTTTTTAGCAAGTACATTTGTGCAAGATGATCTTGAAAATTTTCAAGAATTTGCATATTCGCGTGGTAGCAACCCAACCAAAAAAGCATTTGATGAAATTTTTGCAAAAGTTGAAGGCAGCAAATACGCTTTTAGCTTTGGTTCAGGCATGGCAGCAACAGCAGCTGCACTTAGTCTTATAAAAACTGGGCAAAAGGTCCTGCTAAATAGCAACGTCTATGGCGGCACTTATAGGTATGTTACAACCGTTTTTGAAAGCCATGGCATAAAGAGCGAATTTATAGACGATCTAAATTTTTTAAGTGAAGATGATATAAGTGACGACGTGGCGGCGATATTCATCGAAACTCCGTCAAATCCTCTCTTAAGAGTGACAGACATCGCTAGAATTTCAAAGATCGCTCACAAAAAGGGCGCTCTAGTCATCGTGGATAACACATTTTTAACGCCTTATTATCAAAGAGTACTTGATCATGGAGCTGATATCGTGGTTTATAGCGCTACAAAGTATATCGGTGGACACGCTGATGTGATCGCTGGTATCGTCACGCTAAACGATGATGCTTTGGCTGAGAAGATAAAATTTGCTAAAAACACTCTTGGTGGCATCATAAGCCCGATGGATGCCTACTACCTAATACGTGGGCTTAAAACGCTTAGCGTTAGGTTTGATAGACAAACGCAAAATACACATAAAATAATCAAATTTTTACAAAATAATGACGCTGTTAGCGTGGTACATTTTGCTGGTTCATATAGCGAGCAAGAGGCTAAGATGCAAGCAGCTCAAGCAAGTGGCATCGGCGCTCTTATCTCTTTTGAGCTCGATGAAAAATATGATGTAAATAAATTTGTAAAATCGCTAGAAATTTTTGATCTAGCAGTGAGCCTTGGCGGCGTAGAAAGCCTCATTTGCAGGCCTGCGACGATGACACATGAGGCATATCCAAAAGAGGCGCTAGATAAGATCGGCATAAAGCAAAACTTGCTTCGCCTAGCAATCGGTATCGAAAACGCTGATGATCTAATAGCAGATCTTGATCAAGCATTTAAAAAAACAAAAAAATAA
- the tpx gene encoding thiol peroxidase, giving the protein MATTKFKGSEVNLSGNEVFVGSYAPEAKVVAQDLSEFSVGGNNGVEVLVCLPSLDTGVCAAEARKFNEKVAGKHGVKLSIISNDLPFAMGRFCTTEGIENLRVGSDFRYGEFAKNYGVLMSDGPLKGLLARAVFVINDGVIIHKQIVPEVTEEPNYDAVFDAIKSSGSCGCGCH; this is encoded by the coding sequence ATGGCAACTACAAAATTTAAAGGTAGTGAGGTAAATTTAAGTGGAAACGAGGTCTTTGTAGGCTCTTATGCGCCTGAAGCAAAAGTCGTAGCGCAAGATCTTAGCGAGTTTAGTGTAGGCGGAAATAATGGCGTAGAAGTACTTGTTTGCTTGCCATCACTTGATACTGGAGTTTGTGCAGCAGAGGCTCGTAAATTTAACGAAAAAGTAGCCGGTAAACATGGCGTAAAACTAAGCATCATCTCAAATGATTTACCATTTGCGATGGGGAGATTTTGCACGACTGAAGGCATAGAAAATTTACGTGTAGGAAGTGACTTTAGATACGGAGAATTTGCTAAAAACTATGGCGTTTTAATGAGCGATGGCCCACTAAAAGGACTACTTGCAAGAGCGGTATTTGTCATCAATGATGGCGTAATAATTCACAAACAAATCGTTCCTGAAGTGACAGAAGAGCCAAACTACGATGCTGTATTTGATGCTATTAAAAGTAGCGGTAGTTGCGGTTGTGGCTGCCATTAA
- a CDS encoding ribonuclease HII, which translates to MAKICGIDEAGRGALAGPLSVAACVLNKEISGLNDSKKLTAKRREELFKEIIKSSNFLIIYFSNAQIDELGLSECLRRALKIFKAHFEGFEIIYDGNLDYGVGITTMIKADSKVAGVSAASILAKVSRDSLMKSWDKIYSKYGFARHKGYGTKAHLEAIAKFGYSSLHRKSFVVKSFEKSLFD; encoded by the coding sequence ATGGCAAAAATTTGTGGCATAGATGAGGCTGGACGTGGGGCTTTAGCTGGGCCTTTAAGCGTAGCGGCCTGCGTGCTAAATAAAGAAATTTCAGGCCTAAACGACTCCAAAAAACTAACTGCAAAAAGGCGTGAGGAGCTTTTTAAAGAGATTATAAAAAGCTCAAATTTTCTCATCATCTACTTCTCAAATGCGCAAATAGACGAACTTGGGCTAAGCGAGTGCTTAAGACGAGCGCTCAAAATTTTTAAGGCGCATTTTGAGGGTTTTGAGATCATTTATGATGGTAATTTAGACTATGGCGTTGGTATCACAACGATGATAAAAGCTGACAGCAAAGTCGCTGGGGTAAGCGCTGCTAGCATATTAGCAAAGGTTAGTCGTGATAGTTTGATGAAAAGCTGGGATAAAATTTACTCAAAATATGGCTTTGCTAGGCACAAAGGATACGGCACAAAGGCGCATCTAGAAGCCATTGCTAAGTTTGGCTATTCAAGCCTTCATAGAAAAAGCTTTGTAGTAAAATCTTTTGAAAAATCTCTATTTGACTAA
- a CDS encoding S-adenosylmethionine tRNA ribosyltransferase, with amino-acid sequence MRAFIGIFILIVSLFGYEINHENWAKFYKFIGEANGIKFEVYMNYFKDEFENFKQSKSFKVPAKISGHIFFDGTKYDYEKGNLEQNSSEISLLNAVSDKINLDVKNENGELKGKIIVKNKAYNATIKKEKEYEMLNIGIQMIEANGTRYEAIINDIFAKESAKKNKNKLLSTLYDLKSERKKWPNNQFESLDNIYYINDKIKSICTYKNNKTSCDVVLLKTNKKLKLKQIFKDMNDPHLKAILATAGVSENFVISPLGLTFLNEEQISVPLDELKPYFNDEIGL; translated from the coding sequence ATGAGAGCATTTATTGGGATTTTTATACTTATAGTAAGCCTATTTGGCTATGAGATAAATCACGAAAACTGGGCGAAATTTTATAAATTTATTGGCGAGGCAAATGGTATAAAATTTGAAGTTTATATGAACTATTTTAAAGATGAATTTGAAAATTTTAAGCAAAGTAAGAGCTTTAAAGTGCCGGCCAAGATAAGCGGACATATCTTTTTTGATGGTACAAAATACGACTATGAAAAAGGTAATCTTGAGCAAAATAGCAGTGAAATTTCATTGCTAAATGCTGTATCTGATAAGATAAATTTAGACGTTAAAAATGAAAATGGTGAGCTAAAGGGCAAAATAATCGTTAAAAACAAAGCCTATAATGCGACTATCAAAAAAGAAAAAGAGTATGAAATGCTAAATATTGGCATCCAAATGATCGAAGCAAATGGCACGAGATACGAAGCTATAATTAACGATATATTTGCCAAAGAATCGGCTAAAAAAAATAAAAATAAATTACTCTCGACACTTTATGACCTAAAAAGCGAACGTAAAAAATGGCCAAATAACCAATTTGAAAGCCTAGATAACATCTACTATATAAATGACAAAATAAAAAGCATCTGCACCTATAAAAATAATAAAACTAGCTGCGATGTCGTCTTACTTAAAACCAACAAAAAGCTAAAGTTAAAGCAGATTTTTAAAGATATGAACGATCCTCATCTAAAAGCAATCCTTGCAACAGCAGGCGTTAGTGAAAATTTTGTAATTTCGCCACTTGGGCTTACTTTTTTAAATGAGGAGCAAATTAGCGTGCCACTTGATGAGCTAAAACCTTACTTTAACGATGAAATCGGACTTTAA
- a CDS encoding ATP-binding protein — translation MNQLELYYNQPLKSSKFIPRKYEIISPKTLIIGAISSGKTALVYEFLSHYKSEERLYVNLDDLRIDRALLLANLKEFLEKNTQIKVLAVENLQATDLANLDFLKGATLENIILTSKEFSLTIDGFARINLNYLDYEEFILFFKKNLDQDLLFSYFLAHGNEIASAFLDSSEVTAHLQQLLKANLSEQSIAILKECTPKCHDVLSTFGIYKNLKEQMKISKDSVYNAVTSLNENGFIELVPNLDESSTSKKLYFTNFALRNALYLKKDFLAVFANVVFCELLKFKDEIYYTKEIDFFLSKRKIAIICVPFSAPEIIFLKFKKLHASLKELGVSKLQIISVANQAELSFEGIKCEILPFSRWSLGL, via the coding sequence ATGAACCAATTAGAGCTTTATTACAATCAGCCGCTTAAATCAAGTAAATTTATCCCCAGAAAATACGAAATCATCTCGCCAAAGACGCTTATAATAGGCGCCATTTCAAGCGGCAAAACAGCCCTTGTTTATGAGTTTTTGAGCCATTATAAAAGCGAGGAGAGGCTTTATGTAAATTTAGATGATCTAAGGATAGACAGAGCCTTACTTTTAGCAAATTTAAAAGAATTTTTAGAAAAAAATACCCAGATAAAGGTTCTTGCAGTTGAAAATTTGCAAGCCACTGACCTTGCAAATTTAGACTTTTTAAAGGGCGCAACACTTGAAAATATCATCCTTACAAGCAAGGAATTTTCACTCACGATTGACGGCTTTGCTCGCATAAATTTAAACTATCTCGACTACGAGGAATTTATACTATTTTTTAAGAAGAATTTGGACCAAGACCTACTATTTAGCTACTTTTTGGCTCACGGCAACGAGATAGCAAGTGCCTTTTTAGACTCCAGCGAGGTCACGGCACACTTGCAGCAGCTCTTAAAAGCAAATTTAAGCGAGCAAAGCATTGCGATTTTAAAAGAATGTACTCCAAAATGCCACGATGTGCTTAGCACTTTTGGTATCTACAAAAACTTAAAAGAGCAGATGAAAATCTCAAAAGATAGTGTCTATAACGCGGTAACCAGCCTTAATGAAAATGGCTTTATAGAATTAGTACCAAATTTAGATGAGAGCAGCACGAGCAAAAAGCTCTACTTTACAAATTTTGCACTTCGTAATGCTTTGTATCTAAAAAAGGACTTTTTGGCCGTCTTTGCAAATGTCGTTTTTTGCGAGTTGCTTAAATTTAAAGATGAAATTTACTACACAAAAGAGATTGATTTCTTCCTTAGTAAAAGGAAGATCGCGATCATCTGTGTGCCGTTTTCTGCACCAGAGATCATCTTCTTGAAATTTAAAAAACTCCACGCAAGCTTAAAAGAGCTGGGCGTTAGTAAGCTTCAAATAATTAGCGTTGCAAACCAAGCTGAGCTTAGCTTTGAGGGCATAAAATGCGAAATTTTGCCATTTTCTAGGTGGAGTCTAGGTTTATAA
- a CDS encoding Eco57I restriction-modification methylase domain-containing protein, with amino-acid sequence MPIFNTKFLLTQEQDEEKLKKRYVNLQTYQAKASDIKSFKEEKFQTQFLKDIFENCLGYTLDTTNPTNFNLEREKKNETDGKKADGAILINGEVRCVIELKDQTTQHLDKTPSNRELSPVDQAFRYFISHENAKYVVVSNFNELRFYIGNKTTFEKFDLFTASFDEFKKLHLLLSFESISTDLPLKLKEKFATHEREISNKFYKDFSVFRLTLFKNICKNNASIDKNRLLSLTQKLCDRFVFILFAEDRGLLRLRTIAEIKDKFQNQVTELSFYDFYKIYFKAIDEGSERLDIKRYNGGLFATDTELDALKIDDSVLEAQFLSDYDFLSDIGVNILGHIFESSLNDLEELNAQINGNKFDAKQSKRKKDGIFYTPEFITEFIIENSLGELCKAKKDELGLDLNELLAPKNPKKLTKAESEIKDKIYAYREWLLSLKILDPACGSGAFLNQALEFLISEHGTLDTYRKVYEGEGLGLYDIESTILENNLYGVDINADAAEIARLSLWLRTAAKGRVLTDLSKNLIAANSLLEFPFDFKFDVVIGNPPYVRQEAIKEQKPALQKYKVYSGTADLFVYFYELGITHLKENGLLGFICSNKFFRASYGENLRKFILENTQITHIIDFAGVKVFEDASVDSAVTIFRKIRAGENSKFNFLASNSINLKTQKFIQIPQSTLNEINFTFLDSSKFELKSKIEKVAEPLKNWGIKIHSGIKTGLNEVFIIDSDTRDKILNNCTGEERERTQKLIRPILRGQDIKRYDYEWAGLWLICTFPALKIDIENFPSLKGYLQIFLPYIAQSGETINGKKCRKKTSNKWFETQDNIAYYEEFEKEKILCAKIVQSPKFAYDTNNNIPNNTAYCITGENLKFLLAFLNSTAVYKIFNFFYAGGGLEGEITTNRLEILPIPQITPQNENLANEIINLVDEILKANEKIKLYEKHMPTLTLDEKLEAKENIDALNDKIKASNEKIDKLVFELYELTSDEIALIAKKRGGD; translated from the coding sequence ATGCCGATCTTTAATACAAAATTCTTATTAACTCAAGAACAAGACGAGGAGAAGCTTAAAAAGCGTTATGTAAATTTACAAACATATCAGGCAAAAGCTAGCGACATTAAGAGCTTCAAAGAAGAGAAATTTCAAACGCAGTTTCTAAAAGATATCTTTGAAAACTGCCTTGGCTACACTTTAGATACTACTAATCCTACAAATTTCAATCTTGAACGCGAGAAAAAGAACGAAACTGACGGCAAAAAAGCAGATGGGGCGATACTGATAAATGGCGAAGTTAGATGCGTGATCGAGCTAAAAGATCAGACCACACAGCATCTTGATAAAACTCCGTCCAACCGCGAGCTTAGCCCGGTAGATCAAGCCTTTCGCTATTTTATCTCACATGAAAATGCCAAATATGTCGTTGTTTCAAATTTTAACGAACTGCGCTTTTACATCGGCAATAAAACAACATTTGAAAAATTTGACCTTTTTACAGCAAGCTTTGACGAGTTTAAAAAACTTCATTTGCTGCTTAGCTTTGAGAGCATTAGCACGGATCTGCCGCTAAAGCTAAAAGAGAAATTTGCCACTCACGAGCGCGAAATTTCAAATAAATTTTATAAAGACTTTAGCGTATTTAGGCTCACTCTTTTCAAAAATATTTGCAAAAACAATGCTAGCATTGATAAAAATAGGCTTTTAAGCCTGACTCAAAAACTATGCGACAGGTTTGTCTTTATACTATTTGCTGAAGACCGCGGACTACTAAGACTTCGCACGATAGCCGAGATAAAAGATAAATTTCAAAACCAAGTTACCGAGCTTAGTTTTTATGACTTTTACAAAATTTACTTTAAAGCCATTGATGAAGGTAGTGAACGTCTTGATATCAAACGCTACAATGGCGGACTTTTTGCCACAGACACTGAGCTTGATGCGCTAAAGATAGACGATAGCGTACTTGAAGCACAGTTTTTAAGCGACTATGACTTTTTAAGCGACATCGGTGTAAATATCCTAGGACATATCTTTGAAAGCTCACTAAACGACCTTGAAGAGCTAAATGCGCAAATAAATGGAAATAAATTTGATGCCAAACAGAGCAAACGCAAAAAAGATGGCATATTTTATACGCCAGAGTTTATAACAGAATTTATAATCGAAAATTCGCTTGGTGAGCTTTGTAAAGCCAAAAAAGATGAGCTAGGGCTTGATCTAAATGAGCTATTAGCACCAAAAAATCCCAAAAAATTAACCAAAGCAGAAAGTGAGATCAAAGACAAAATTTATGCTTACCGCGAGTGGCTCTTATCTCTTAAGATACTTGATCCAGCTTGTGGCTCTGGTGCGTTTTTAAACCAAGCTTTAGAATTTCTCATTAGCGAGCATGGCACATTAGACACTTACCGCAAAGTATATGAGGGCGAGGGCTTGGGACTTTACGATATAGAAAGCACGATTTTAGAAAACAACCTTTACGGCGTAGATATAAATGCCGATGCGGCCGAGATCGCCAGACTATCCCTTTGGCTCCGCACAGCTGCAAAAGGACGAGTTTTAACAGATCTTAGTAAAAATTTGATAGCAGCAAACTCGCTTTTAGAATTTCCTTTTGACTTTAAATTTGATGTCGTTATCGGCAATCCTCCCTATGTCAGACAAGAGGCGATAAAAGAGCAAAAGCCAGCCCTGCAAAAATATAAAGTTTATAGTGGTACGGCTGATTTATTTGTCTATTTTTATGAGCTTGGCATTACACATCTAAAAGAAAATGGACTTTTAGGTTTTATATGTTCAAATAAATTTTTCCGTGCCAGCTATGGTGAAAATTTACGTAAATTCATATTAGAAAATACGCAAATAACACATATTATCGATTTTGCTGGGGTTAAAGTTTTTGAAGACGCGAGCGTAGATAGCGCGGTTACTATTTTTAGAAAAATAAGAGCCGGTGAAAATTCAAAATTTAATTTCCTAGCTTCAAACAGCATAAATTTAAAAACGCAAAAATTTATCCAAATACCACAATCTACACTAAATGAAATAAATTTCACTTTCCTAGATAGCAGCAAATTTGAGCTAAAAAGCAAGATCGAAAAAGTTGCAGAGCCATTAAAAAATTGGGGCATAAAAATTCATTCTGGTATCAAAACAGGACTAAATGAAGTATTTATTATTGATAGTGACACCCGTGATAAAATTTTAAATAACTGCACTGGAGAAGAAAGAGAGCGGACGCAAAAGCTCATTAGGCCGATCTTACGAGGTCAAGATATAAAGCGTTATGACTATGAGTGGGCTGGACTGTGGCTCATTTGCACATTTCCAGCGTTAAAGATAGATATTGAAAATTTTCCAAGTCTTAAGGGATATTTACAAATTTTTTTGCCTTATATAGCACAAAGTGGCGAAACTATAAATGGTAAAAAATGCCGCAAAAAAACATCAAATAAATGGTTTGAGACGCAAGATAACATCGCTTATTATGAAGAATTTGAAAAAGAGAAAATTTTATGTGCAAAAATTGTGCAAAGTCCAAAATTTGCTTACGATACAAATAATAATATTCCAAACAATACTGCATATTGCATAACTGGCGAAAATCTAAAATTTTTATTAGCCTTTTTAAATTCAACAGCTGTTTATAAAATTTTTAACTTTTTCTATGCTGGAGGCGGACTTGAAGGCGAAATAACAACAAATCGCTTAGAAATTTTGCCTATCCCACAAATCACGCCACAAAATGAAAATTTAGCAAACGAGATAATAAATTTGGTTGATGAGATTTTAAAAGCCAATGAAAAAATCAAGCTTTACGAGAAGCATATGCCTACTTTAACTCTTGATGAAAAGCTAGAAGCCAAAGAAAATATCGACGCGCTAAACGACAAAATCAAGGCAAGTAACGAAAAAATAGACAAACTTGTTTTTGAGCTTTATGAACTAACAAGCGATGAAATCGCGCTTATAGCAAAAAAAAGGGGGGGGGATTGA
- the rpsJ gene encoding 30S ribosomal protein S10, whose protein sequence is MERIRLKLKAYDHRVLDRTVAAIVEAVKRTGADVRGPVPMPTKIKRYTVLKSPHINKDSREQFEMRIHARMLDIVAATPETVDSLTKLDLAPEVNVEVRAMK, encoded by the coding sequence ATGGAAAGAATCAGGTTAAAGCTAAAAGCTTACGACCATAGAGTTCTAGACCGCACTGTTGCAGCAATCGTAGAAGCTGTCAAACGAACAGGTGCCGACGTTCGTGGCCCGGTACCAATGCCTACAAAGATCAAACGCTATACAGTCTTAAAATCTCCACACATCAACAAAGACTCACGTGAGCAGTTTGAGATGAGAATACACGCTCGTATGCTTGACATCGTAGCTGCTACTCCAGAAACTGTAGATAGCCTAACAAAACTCGACCTAGCTCCAGAAGTTAATGTCGAAGTTCGTGCGATGAAATAA
- the rplC gene encoding 50S ribosomal protein L3: MEYIVEKIGMSRTIATKSAPVTLLKLVEAKVCEIDENKRAIVAYAHTKANNKAIAGQQKKYNLTAEFNKFATLEVANSEVGNLDFTPLNEAKILKVSFNSKGRGYQGVVKRHGFGGGPKSHGSRFHRRHGSIGNCEWPGRVQPGMKMAGHMGNEKVTVKNELISFDAQNGIVVVKGCVPGHNGAMGKIRIVK, encoded by the coding sequence ATGGAATATATTGTAGAAAAAATAGGCATGAGTAGAACGATTGCCACGAAGAGTGCGCCAGTTACACTACTTAAGCTAGTTGAGGCTAAAGTATGTGAGATCGACGAAAACAAACGTGCTATCGTAGCGTATGCCCACACTAAAGCAAATAACAAAGCTATCGCTGGTCAGCAAAAAAAATATAATCTGACTGCAGAATTTAACAAATTTGCTACGCTTGAAGTAGCTAATAGCGAAGTTGGAAACCTAGACTTTACACCATTAAATGAGGCTAAAATTTTAAAAGTTAGTTTTAACTCAAAAGGTAGAGGCTACCAAGGTGTGGTAAAAAGACATGGTTTTGGTGGTGGTCCAAAAAGCCACGGCTCACGTTTCCATAGACGCCACGGTTCAATTGGTAACTGCGAATGGCCAGGTCGTGTTCAGCCAGGTATGAAAATGGCAGGACACATGGGCAATGAGAAAGTTACTGTTAAAAACGAGCTAATAAGCTTTGACGCTCAAAATGGCATCGTAGTTGTAAAAGGTTGCGTTCCTGGTCACAATGGTGCAATGGGTAAAATAAGGATTGTAAAATGA
- the rplD gene encoding 50S ribosomal protein L4 has translation MSKIHVLNDKFENSGELELPASYAEVNPHNLYLYVKSYLAGIRANSAHTKSRAFVSGGGKKPWRQKGRGGARAGSTRTNVWVGGAVAFGPTNEKNYFQKVNKKQKRLALEYALAVKAQDGKIFAVDSISIESGKTKDAANIIKNLKVKDALIVKDLLDDKTLLAFRNLANCYVVDANEVNAYLVSTFSSVIIEKAALKTITKEG, from the coding sequence ATGAGTAAAATTCACGTATTAAACGATAAATTTGAAAATTCAGGCGAGTTAGAGCTTCCTGCAAGCTACGCTGAAGTAAATCCGCACAACCTATATCTTTATGTAAAATCTTACCTTGCTGGTATAAGAGCAAATTCGGCTCACACTAAAAGCCGTGCTTTTGTAAGCGGTGGTGGTAAAAAACCATGGAGACAAAAAGGACGTGGTGGTGCAAGAGCGGGTTCAACTAGAACTAACGTTTGGGTAGGCGGTGCAGTTGCATTTGGTCCAACAAACGAGAAAAACTATTTTCAAAAAGTCAATAAAAAACAAAAAAGACTAGCTCTTGAGTACGCTTTGGCAGTAAAAGCACAAGATGGTAAAATTTTCGCAGTAGATAGCATCTCAATCGAGTCTGGAAAGACAAAAGATGCAGCTAATATCATCAAAAATTTAAAAGTAAAAGACGCGCTTATCGTTAAAGATTTACTAGACGATAAAACACTACTTGCTTTTAGAAATTTAGCAAACTGCTATGTAGTAGATGCAAATGAGGTAAATGCTTATCTTGTCTCTACATTTAGTTCGGTTATTATTGAAAAAGCTGCACTAAAAACTATAACAAAAGAGGGCTAA
- a CDS encoding 50S ribosomal protein L23 gives MADITDIKTIIYTEKTLGLQEQGVVVIQTSPRVTKNSLKAVLQEYFGVTPVRVNSLRISGKVKRFRGRAGQRDEIKKFYVKLPEGVSLENTEA, from the coding sequence ATGGCTGATATAACTGATATCAAAACAATTATTTATACAGAAAAAACTCTAGGCCTTCAAGAACAAGGCGTTGTTGTTATCCAAACTTCACCAAGAGTTACAAAAAACAGCTTAAAAGCGGTTTTACAAGAGTATTTTGGAGTAACGCCTGTTCGCGTAAATTCACTTAGAATTAGCGGCAAGGTTAAGCGTTTTAGAGGAAGAGCAGGCCAACGTGACGAGATAAAGAAATTCTACGTTAAGTTACCTGAAGGCGTAAGCCTAGAAAATACGGAGGCGTAA
- the rplB gene encoding 50S ribosomal protein L2, with product MAIKSYKPYTPSRRYMTGLSSEDITAKPSVRSLLVKLPATGGRNNNGRITSRHKEAGAKKLYRIIDFKRRKFGIEGKVEAIEYDPNRNCRIALIAYKDGEKRYIIRPNGLNVGDVIASIDEGSLDIKPGNAMKLRFIPVGTIVHNVELKPGKGAQIARSAGGYAQLMGKEEKYVILRMPSGEMRQVLAECMASIGVVGNEDWANITIGKAGRNRHRGIRPQTRGSAMNPVDHPHGGGEGKKNSGRHPVTPWGKPTKGAKTRRKKASDKLIISRRKGK from the coding sequence ATGGCTATAAAATCATATAAACCATATACACCTAGTCGTAGATATATGACTGGACTAAGCTCTGAAGATATAACAGCTAAACCAAGCGTTAGAAGCTTGCTTGTTAAACTACCTGCAACTGGTGGCAGAAACAATAATGGTCGTATAACTTCAAGACATAAAGAGGCAGGTGCAAAAAAACTTTATCGTATCATCGACTTCAAACGTCGTAAATTTGGTATAGAAGGTAAAGTTGAAGCGATCGAGTACGATCCAAACAGAAACTGCCGTATCGCTCTTATAGCTTACAAAGATGGTGAAAAGCGCTATATCATTAGACCAAATGGCCTAAATGTTGGTGACGTTATCGCATCTATCGATGAGGGCTCACTAGATATTAAACCAGGCAACGCTATGAAATTAAGATTTATCCCAGTTGGTACTATTGTTCATAACGTAGAGCTAAAGCCTGGTAAAGGTGCTCAAATAGCTCGTTCAGCTGGTGGTTATGCTCAGCTAATGGGTAAAGAAGAGAAGTATGTTATCTTAAGAATGCCAAGTGGCGAGATGAGACAAGTACTAGCTGAGTGTATGGCAAGTATCGGTGTAGTTGGTAACGAAGATTGGGCTAACATCACTATCGGTAAAGCCGGACGTAATCGCCACCGCGGTATCCGCCCACAAACACGTGGTTCTGCTATGAACCCAGTTGATCACCCACACGGCGGTGGTGAAGGTAAGAAAAATTCAGGCCGTCACCCAGTTACTCCATGGGGTAAACCAACTAAAGGTGCTAAGACTCGCCGTAAAAAAGCTAGTGATAAGCTTATAATTTCAAGAAGGAAAGGAAAATAG
- the rpsS gene encoding 30S ribosomal protein S19 has translation MARSLKKGPFVDDHVMKKVIAAKNANDNKPIKTWSRRSTIVPEMIGLTFNVHNGKSFIPVYVTENHIGYKLGEFAPTRTFKGHKGSVQKKIGK, from the coding sequence ATGGCAAGATCACTCAAAAAAGGTCCTTTCGTAGATGATCATGTAATGAAAAAAGTTATTGCCGCAAAAAATGCAAACGATAACAAACCAATCAAGACTTGGTCAAGACGTAGTACGATTGTACCTGAAATGATTGGACTAACATTTAACGTTCATAATGGCAAGAGCTTTATTCCTGTATATGTTACGGAAAATCATATAGGCTATAAACTTGGCGAATTTGCTCCAACACGCACATTTAAGGGTCACAAAGGCTCAGTGCAAAAGAAAATCGGCAAGTAA